In Acidobacteriota bacterium, the following proteins share a genomic window:
- the trpA gene encoding tryptophan synthase subunit alpha: MSRLEEALKPGRGLIPYLTASDPSPEAFLEAALGAVEGGAAALEVGVPHSDPVADGPVIQRSHARACEAGGGLDATLAQISRLRERSSVPVVLFTYVNPVLSMGLGSFAARARAAGVDGVLALDVSPEEEPGWFGRLAGEGLDPVVLIGPHTSEARAGRLLTSGGGFVYVLARAGVTGTHDSSREGLAERVALARRHSRLPVAVGFGVRTPRDAREVWSLAEGVVVGSALIARLEGTETRSARAVARAFVADLAADGAGASDTSGGTP; encoded by the coding sequence ATGAGCCGCCTGGAAGAGGCATTGAAACCGGGCCGCGGGCTGATTCCCTATCTCACCGCCTCGGACCCGTCGCCCGAGGCATTCCTCGAAGCGGCCCTCGGGGCCGTGGAGGGAGGCGCCGCCGCGCTGGAGGTGGGCGTCCCCCACTCGGACCCGGTGGCCGACGGGCCCGTGATCCAGCGCTCCCACGCCCGCGCGTGCGAGGCGGGAGGGGGACTCGACGCGACCTTGGCCCAGATCTCCCGCCTGAGGGAACGCTCCTCCGTTCCCGTGGTCCTCTTCACCTACGTGAATCCCGTCCTGTCCATGGGCCTGGGCTCCTTCGCGGCGCGGGCCAGGGCGGCGGGCGTGGACGGCGTCCTGGCCCTGGACGTCTCCCCCGAGGAGGAGCCGGGCTGGTTCGGGCGCCTGGCCGGGGAGGGGCTCGACCCCGTGGTCCTGATCGGGCCCCACACCTCCGAGGCGCGCGCCGGCAGGCTTCTCACCTCGGGCGGCGGGTTCGTCTACGTGCTGGCCCGGGCGGGAGTCACGGGGACCCACGATTCAAGCCGGGAGGGGCTCGCCGAGCGCGTGGCCCTGGCCCGGCGGCATTCGCGCCTGCCCGTGGCCGTGGGCTTCGGGGTGCGCACGCCTCGGGACGCGCGGGAGGTGTGGTCCCTCGCCGAGGGCGTGGTGGTGGGCTCGGCCCTCATCGCCCGGCTGGAGGGAACCGAAACGAGGAGCGCGCGCGCCGTCGCCCGCGCGTTCGTGGCGGACCTCGCCGCGGATGGGGCCGGCGCATCGGACACGTCAGGGGGCACGCCATGA
- a CDS encoding phosphoribosylanthranilate isomerase — protein sequence MGVIPPSALPSFFAPWIKVCGVRTFADLEVCARAGATHVGLNAWPHSPRFAPPRDLSVLATAARALGLAPVLLLLPGARLSPSQVAGLAAAFVQVLAPPPPNWRRRWSEAGTGVLEARPLAFENASALPFGDALLLDGREPGRRGGTGKAVSRALAAKAPRPFVLAGGLGPENVDEAVAALRPAGVDAASSLECSPGVKDPGRVAAFCAQALAAFRRVGSPCEPAREVRK from the coding sequence ATGGGCGTGATCCCCCCCTCGGCCCTCCCCTCCTTCTTCGCGCCCTGGATCAAAGTCTGCGGCGTCCGCACCTTCGCCGACCTGGAGGTTTGCGCCCGAGCCGGGGCCACCCACGTGGGACTGAACGCGTGGCCCCACAGCCCGCGCTTCGCGCCGCCCCGGGACCTGTCCGTGCTGGCCACGGCCGCGCGCGCCCTGGGTCTGGCGCCCGTCCTGCTCCTCCTGCCAGGGGCCCGCCTCTCGCCGTCCCAAGTGGCCGGCCTGGCGGCGGCCTTCGTTCAAGTTCTCGCGCCGCCTCCACCGAACTGGAGGCGGAGGTGGTCCGAGGCGGGGACGGGGGTGCTCGAGGCGAGGCCCCTCGCCTTCGAGAACGCTTCGGCCCTGCCCTTCGGCGACGCGCTCCTTCTGGACGGCCGCGAGCCGGGACGGCGGGGAGGTACGGGAAAAGCGGTGTCCCGGGCGCTCGCCGCGAAGGCGCCGCGCCCCTTCGTCCTGGCGGGCGGGCTGGGACCGGAGAACGTGGACGAGGCCGTGGCGGCGCTCCGCCCCGCGGGGGTGGACGCGGCGTCAAGCCTCGAGTGCTCCCCGGGGGTCAAGGACCCGGGGCGCGTCGCCGCCTTTTGCGCCCAAGCCCTCGCCGCGTTCCGGCGGGTCGGTTCGCCCTGCGAGCCGGCAAGGGAAGTAAGGAAGTGA
- the aroF gene encoding 3-deoxy-7-phosphoheptulonate synthase, which produces MIVRMKDRREENALAVASAMASAGFDVSRLDLPFGLFLAGMGREDDAGGGIEALPGVDWVRRDAKGPVLAARERHPEGSRVLLGDLPVGGEDLALIAGPCSVEGRDQIRTAARFVASYGATALRGGAYKPRTSPYSFQGLGKEGLALLRDAGRATGLPVVTEIMEPADAQAMAPFVDCFQVGARSMQNFPLLRTVGQAGKPVVLKRGPSASLSEFLLAAEYVLLQGNPNVILCERGIKTFETATRNTLDLNAVPVLKAATHLPVLVDPSHGTGRQDAVIPMARAAVAAGADGLLVEVHPDPDHALSDGDQSLTLTQFRRLVEEIRPVAEAVGRRLSVPGASRFGAGSGPRIRRGSGWGV; this is translated from the coding sequence ATGATCGTCCGCATGAAAGACCGCCGTGAAGAGAACGCGCTCGCCGTCGCCTCCGCCATGGCTTCGGCGGGATTTGACGTCTCGCGCCTGGACCTCCCCTTCGGGCTCTTCCTGGCCGGAATGGGCCGCGAGGACGACGCCGGAGGCGGGATCGAGGCCCTCCCCGGCGTGGACTGGGTCCGCCGCGACGCCAAGGGCCCGGTCCTGGCGGCCCGGGAGCGCCACCCCGAAGGCTCCCGCGTTCTGCTGGGGGACCTTCCGGTGGGCGGGGAAGACCTCGCCCTGATCGCGGGCCCCTGTTCGGTGGAGGGCCGCGACCAGATCCGGACGGCGGCGCGCTTCGTGGCTTCCTACGGGGCCACCGCCCTCCGAGGAGGCGCCTACAAGCCCCGCACCTCGCCCTATTCCTTTCAGGGCCTGGGGAAGGAGGGCCTGGCCCTCCTGAGGGACGCAGGCCGAGCCACGGGCCTGCCCGTGGTCACGGAGATCATGGAGCCAGCGGACGCACAGGCCATGGCCCCCTTCGTGGACTGCTTCCAGGTGGGCGCCCGGTCCATGCAGAACTTCCCGCTCCTGCGGACCGTGGGCCAGGCCGGCAAGCCCGTGGTCCTCAAGCGCGGGCCCTCGGCCAGCCTCTCCGAGTTCCTCCTGGCCGCCGAGTACGTGCTCCTCCAGGGCAACCCGAACGTGATCCTCTGCGAGCGAGGCATCAAGACCTTCGAGACGGCCACCCGGAACACCCTCGACCTGAACGCCGTGCCCGTGCTCAAGGCGGCCACCCACCTCCCCGTCCTCGTGGACCCCTCCCACGGGACGGGGCGGCAGGACGCCGTCATCCCCATGGCCCGGGCCGCCGTGGCGGCCGGGGCCGACGGCCTCCTCGTGGAGGTCCATCCCGACCCCGACCACGCCCTTTCCGACGGCGACCAGTCCCTCACCCTGACCCAGTTCCGCCGTCTTGTGGAGGAGATCCGCCCCGTGGCCGAGGCCGTGGGACGGCGCCTGAGCGTCCCCGGCGCCAGTCGCTTCGGAGCCGGCTCGGGCCCTCGCATCCGTCGCGGCTCGGGATGGGGCGTGTAG
- a CDS encoding Ni/Fe hydrogenase subunit alpha has product MKVDVNVRVHPLTRVEGHGDLSIRVVGGKLAEARWDVVETPRYFEVMLKGKHYTSAAILTARICGICSIGHALASVRATERAFGVEIPETAAKLRLLCKHGETLQSHVLHLLFLAAPDFLGLPSVLPLMESSPQTVALAARLKGTANRLCEVVAGRATHPVSIQVGGMAAFPEKRALASVRGELEAAAKDLAAVAELFKGFEIPAFSRQTEFVSLLGEDGYPWIGGALLSTDGVLRREDDYLLMTNEFVDERNTSKLCRLSRDSFAVGALARWNNNHRFLHPAALDAARELGLRPDCHNPFMNNVAQLVECLHVVHESSALIEELLATPESAPLLVPVTPVEGEGVGAVEVPRGILYHHYRYGADGRVLRANCIIPTTQNNLNIQHDLEALARHLAAEGADDRRIEALCSMLVRAYDPCV; this is encoded by the coding sequence ATGAAGGTCGATGTGAACGTGCGCGTCCACCCCCTCACCCGCGTGGAGGGACACGGAGACCTCTCGATCCGCGTGGTCGGGGGGAAGCTCGCCGAAGCGCGGTGGGACGTGGTCGAGACCCCGCGCTACTTCGAGGTCATGCTGAAGGGCAAGCACTACACCTCCGCCGCCATCCTCACGGCCCGCATCTGCGGCATCTGCTCCATCGGCCACGCCCTCGCCAGCGTGAGGGCCACGGAGCGGGCCTTCGGAGTGGAGATCCCCGAGACCGCCGCCAAGCTCCGGCTCCTCTGCAAGCACGGCGAGACGCTCCAGAGCCACGTCCTGCACCTGCTCTTCCTGGCCGCTCCCGACTTCCTCGGCCTCCCCAGCGTCCTGCCTCTCATGGAGTCCTCGCCCCAGACCGTCGCCCTCGCCGCCCGTCTCAAGGGCACCGCCAACCGCCTGTGCGAAGTCGTCGCGGGCCGCGCCACCCACCCCGTCTCGATCCAGGTGGGGGGCATGGCCGCCTTCCCGGAAAAGCGCGCCCTGGCTTCCGTCCGCGGCGAGCTGGAGGCGGCCGCGAAGGACCTCGCCGCCGTGGCGGAGCTCTTCAAGGGCTTCGAGATCCCGGCCTTCTCGCGGCAGACCGAATTCGTCTCGCTGCTCGGGGAGGACGGCTATCCATGGATCGGCGGCGCCCTCCTCTCCACCGACGGGGTCCTGCGCCGGGAGGACGACTACCTGCTCATGACCAACGAGTTCGTGGACGAGCGCAACACCTCCAAGCTCTGCCGCCTGTCCCGGGACTCCTTCGCCGTGGGGGCCCTGGCCCGCTGGAACAACAACCACCGCTTCCTGCACCCGGCGGCCCTCGACGCGGCGCGCGAGCTGGGCCTCAGGCCCGACTGCCACAACCCCTTCATGAACAACGTGGCCCAGCTCGTGGAGTGCCTCCACGTGGTCCACGAGTCCTCCGCCCTCATCGAGGAACTGCTGGCGACGCCCGAGTCGGCGCCCCTCCTGGTCCCCGTGACCCCCGTCGAAGGCGAGGGCGTGGGAGCCGTGGAAGTGCCCCGGGGCATCCTCTACCACCACTACCGCTACGGCGCCGACGGCCGCGTCCTCCGCGCCAACTGCATCATCCCCACCACCCAGAACAAC
- a CDS encoding FAD/NAD(P)-binding protein, protein MKRLLLPYEVTREAEMAEPLDFNRRSRLMHTDRVLPAEISSITQLTEMEKLFHIRLLDPSDRRRFAFQPGQFVMIEVPGYGEVPISIAGSASNHGFLEFCIRRAGTVTSVLHRAKAGARVGVRGPFGTSFPMAKMRDHHVLLIAGGLGLAPLRSAILHVTENRSDFRDVHILYGTKTPDQLLFDYQYEQWRRVDGVNLSIIVEEPDPGWTGPVGRVTSLLDRIALDSERTYAIVCGPPVMFKFVCNSLAELGLPMRRMFVSLERRMHCGMGKCCRCNIGSTFTCKDGPVFDYWTAINLKEAI, encoded by the coding sequence ATGAAGAGGCTTCTGCTTCCCTACGAAGTGACCCGAGAGGCCGAGATGGCCGAGCCCCTGGACTTCAACCGCCGAAGCCGGCTGATGCACACGGACCGGGTCCTCCCGGCCGAGATCTCCTCCATCACCCAGCTCACCGAGATGGAGAAGCTCTTCCACATCCGCCTCCTGGACCCCTCCGACCGGCGGCGCTTCGCCTTCCAGCCCGGCCAGTTCGTCATGATCGAGGTTCCGGGATACGGGGAGGTGCCCATCTCCATCGCGGGCTCGGCCAGCAACCACGGCTTCCTGGAGTTCTGCATCCGCCGGGCGGGGACGGTGACGAGCGTCCTCCACCGCGCCAAGGCCGGGGCCCGCGTGGGCGTTCGGGGACCCTTCGGAACCTCCTTCCCCATGGCCAAGATGCGCGACCACCACGTGCTCCTCATCGCGGGAGGCCTGGGCCTCGCGCCCCTCCGCTCGGCCATCCTCCACGTGACGGAGAACCGCTCCGACTTCCGGGACGTCCACATCCTCTACGGGACCAAGACCCCCGATCAGCTCCTCTTCGACTACCAGTACGAGCAGTGGCGACGGGTGGACGGAGTGAACCTCTCCATCATCGTGGAGGAGCCCGACCCCGGCTGGACGGGCCCTGTGGGCCGGGTGACGAGCCTCCTGGACCGGATCGCCCTCGACTCCGAGCGGACCTACGCCATCGTCTGCGGCCCCCCCGTCATGTTCAAGTTCGTGTGCAACTCTCTGGCCGAGTTGGGCCTGCCCATGCGGCGCATGTTCGTCTCCCTCGAGCGGCGCATGCACTGCGGCATGGGCAAGTGCTGCCGGTGCAATATCGGGTCCACGTTCACTTGCAAGGACGGGCCGGTTTTCGACTACTGGACGGCCATCAACCTCAAGGAAGCCATTTAG
- a CDS encoding 4Fe-4S dicluster domain-containing protein yields the protein MLYKALKKEALRPLIEAILAEVEGVGPRRVGTDRRGKPIHQFLPVERFEDLDLSYETTEFSAKTYFLPFRERLSTYRFEGAAWEQEIRYRAVPRALIGLHACDIHALLKLDKVFARDWYPSPYYLARRGNTFILGMDHDPCEGAFCRSLGTDTVTHGFDLFLTDIGDDYFTAAGSDRGLALIDRFGARPITEEDSRLYLAERKRIASLMGDAPNLNNLPNLLDIEFKSPIWEKWGAKCLSCGTCAMVCPTCYCHGVHERISMDFQEGAKIRQLHACTLVDFAVVAGGHNFRPTTESRLKYRYYHQHRGFVEQHEEPKCVGCNRCGRACLAGIAPLDVIRELQQEEAP from the coding sequence ATGCTGTACAAGGCTTTGAAGAAGGAGGCCCTCCGGCCGCTGATCGAGGCCATCCTCGCGGAGGTGGAGGGGGTGGGCCCCCGGCGCGTGGGGACGGACCGGAGGGGCAAGCCCATCCACCAGTTCCTGCCGGTGGAGCGCTTCGAGGACCTCGACCTCTCCTACGAGACCACCGAGTTCTCCGCCAAGACCTACTTCCTGCCCTTCCGAGAGCGGCTCTCCACCTACCGCTTCGAGGGGGCCGCGTGGGAGCAGGAGATCCGGTACCGGGCCGTTCCGAGGGCCCTCATCGGCCTGCACGCCTGTGACATCCACGCCCTGCTGAAACTCGACAAGGTCTTCGCCCGCGACTGGTACCCCAGCCCCTACTACCTGGCGCGGCGGGGCAACACCTTCATCCTGGGCATGGACCACGATCCCTGCGAGGGCGCCTTCTGCCGCTCCCTCGGGACGGACACGGTCACCCACGGCTTCGACCTCTTTCTGACGGACATCGGCGACGACTACTTCACGGCGGCGGGATCGGACCGGGGCCTGGCCCTCATCGACCGCTTCGGCGCCCGACCCATCACCGAGGAAGACTCCCGCCTCTACCTCGCCGAACGAAAGCGCATCGCCTCCCTCATGGGGGACGCCCCCAACCTCAACAACCTTCCGAACCTGCTGGACATCGAGTTCAAGTCGCCCATCTGGGAGAAGTGGGGCGCCAAGTGCCTGAGCTGCGGCACCTGCGCCATGGTCTGCCCCACCTGCTACTGCCATGGCGTGCACGAGCGGATCTCCATGGACTTTCAGGAGGGGGCGAAGATCCGCCAGCTCCACGCCTGCACCCTCGTGGACTTCGCGGTGGTGGCCGGCGGCCACAACTTCCGCCCCACCACCGAGAGCCGACTGAAGTACCGCTACTACCACCAGCACCGGGGCTTCGTGGAGCAGCACGAGGAGCCCAAGTGCGTCGGGTGCAACCGCTGCGGCCGCGCGTGCCTGGCCGGCATCGCCCCCCTCGACGTGATCCGCGAACTCCAGCAGGAGGAGGCCCCATGA
- the trpB gene encoding tryptophan synthase subunit beta, which translates to MTYDLLEREREYGPFGGRFVPETLMPPLLDLEAAFEEAWGDAAFRAGFEGLLRDYSGRPTPLFRTRRLEAAAGLAAVYLKREDLSHTGSHKINNALGQALLARRMGKRRVIAETGAGQHGVASATACALLGLPCTVYMGVEDMRRQAPNVLRMEILGARVWPVEAGAGTLKEAVNEALRAWAADPEETYYLLGSALGPRPYPRMVRSFQSIIGREAREQFLAAEGRLPDAAVACVGGGSNAIGLFSAFLEDPAVALVGVEAGGTGPEPGRHAARFSGGSPGVLHGCFTYLLQDGEGRVLPTASVAAGLDYPAVGPEHSHLRSRGRARYDRVSDDAALRAFRTLAELEGLLPALESAHAVAWLLERGAAELGPGARVILNLSGRGDKDAGQFSNRESGRSE; encoded by the coding sequence ATGACGTACGATCTGCTGGAGCGGGAAAGGGAGTACGGCCCCTTCGGCGGCCGGTTCGTTCCGGAAACCCTGATGCCGCCCCTCCTGGACCTCGAGGCGGCCTTCGAGGAGGCCTGGGGCGACGCGGCCTTCCGCGCCGGCTTCGAGGGCCTTCTGCGCGACTACTCGGGGCGCCCTACCCCCCTCTTCCGGACCCGCCGGCTCGAAGCCGCGGCGGGGCTGGCGGCCGTCTACCTCAAGCGCGAGGACCTCTCTCACACGGGCTCCCACAAGATCAACAACGCCCTGGGCCAGGCCCTCCTCGCGCGACGGATGGGGAAACGGCGGGTCATCGCCGAGACGGGCGCGGGCCAGCACGGGGTGGCCTCCGCCACCGCCTGCGCTCTCCTGGGACTCCCCTGCACGGTGTACATGGGCGTGGAGGACATGCGGCGTCAGGCTCCCAACGTCCTCCGCATGGAGATCCTGGGGGCCCGGGTGTGGCCCGTGGAGGCCGGCGCCGGCACCCTCAAGGAGGCCGTGAACGAGGCCCTGCGGGCCTGGGCCGCGGATCCCGAGGAGACGTACTACCTGCTGGGATCGGCCCTGGGGCCGAGGCCGTACCCTCGCATGGTGCGCTCCTTCCAGTCGATCATCGGCCGGGAGGCGAGGGAGCAGTTCCTCGCCGCCGAGGGCCGCCTGCCCGACGCGGCCGTCGCCTGCGTGGGCGGCGGGTCCAACGCCATCGGCCTCTTCTCGGCCTTCCTGGAGGACCCGGCCGTGGCCCTCGTGGGAGTTGAGGCGGGCGGGACGGGTCCCGAGCCGGGCCGTCATGCGGCCCGGTTCTCGGGCGGCTCCCCGGGCGTCCTGCACGGGTGCTTCACCTACCTCCTCCAGGATGGAGAGGGCCGCGTCCTCCCCACGGCGTCGGTGGCGGCGGGCCTCGACTACCCCGCCGTGGGCCCCGAGCACAGTCACCTTCGGTCCCGGGGGCGGGCCCGCTACGACCGCGTGAGCGACGATGCCGCCCTCCGGGCCTTTCGAACCCTGGCCGAGCTGGAGGGCCTCCTCCCCGCCCTCGAGAGCGCCCACGCCGTGGCCTGGCTCCTCGAACGGGGCGCGGCGGAGCTGGGCCCCGGCGCCCGGGTGATCCTCAACCTCTCCGGCCGGGGCGACAAGGACGCGGGACAATTCTCGAACCGCGAATCGGGGAGGTCGGAATGA
- the trpD gene encoding anthranilate phosphoribosyltransferase: MRKELLSKVTSGCRLDRNEALEAGLDLAQGRTEPLVTAAFLGALAARGETAEELAGLAEAFRRSVRPFPSHPEAVDTCGTGGDGRGTHNLSTAAALVAASLGATVAKHGNRSVSSACGSADVLSALGYPVEESPEEAHARLLRHGFAFLFAPLYHPAMAHVAPVRRAMGVRTIFNLLGPLLNPAGVARQVVGVFDGGRLNLVADSLGALGAERALVIHGAGGYDEAVLHGAVSVVERRQDTSFAYEVGPSDFGLPEGSEGDLRGGGPEENAGALSDLLDGRGPSGLRAAVAANTALVLRAAGACEDLREGAGSALEAMGTGRAGRFLRGLMGDGGEARDARAS; the protein is encoded by the coding sequence ATGCGTAAGGAACTCCTATCCAAGGTGACCTCCGGATGCCGTCTCGACCGGAACGAGGCGCTGGAGGCCGGGCTGGATCTCGCCCAGGGGCGAACGGAGCCTCTGGTGACGGCGGCTTTCCTCGGGGCCCTCGCGGCCAGGGGGGAAACGGCCGAGGAGCTGGCGGGGCTCGCGGAGGCCTTCCGGCGGAGCGTGCGGCCCTTTCCCAGCCATCCCGAGGCGGTGGACACGTGCGGAACGGGCGGGGACGGCCGGGGGACCCACAACCTGAGCACGGCGGCCGCCCTCGTCGCGGCGAGCCTGGGCGCGACGGTGGCCAAGCACGGCAACCGAAGCGTATCGAGCGCCTGCGGCTCGGCGGACGTCCTCTCGGCCCTCGGGTATCCCGTGGAAGAATCCCCCGAGGAGGCCCACGCGCGCCTCCTGCGCCACGGCTTCGCCTTCCTCTTCGCCCCCCTCTACCATCCCGCCATGGCCCACGTCGCTCCCGTCCGCCGGGCCATGGGCGTGCGGACGATCTTCAACCTTCTCGGTCCCCTGCTGAACCCGGCGGGGGTCGCCCGGCAGGTGGTGGGCGTTTTCGACGGCGGACGCCTGAACCTCGTGGCCGACAGCCTCGGAGCCCTCGGCGCCGAACGGGCGTTGGTGATCCACGGGGCGGGCGGGTACGACGAGGCCGTCCTGCACGGTGCGGTCAGCGTGGTGGAGCGCCGCCAAGACACGAGCTTCGCCTACGAGGTGGGGCCCTCCGACTTCGGCTTGCCCGAAGGGTCGGAAGGGGACCTTCGGGGGGGAGGCCCCGAGGAGAACGCCGGCGCCCTGTCGGACCTCCTGGACGGGCGAGGCCCTTCGGGACTGCGGGCGGCGGTGGCCGCCAACACGGCCCTCGTCCTGCGGGCGGCGGGCGCCTGCGAGGACCTGCGGGAGGGTGCGGGGAGCGCGCTGGAGGCCATGGGTACGGGGCGCGCGGGACGCTTCCTGCGGGGCCTCATGGGCGATGGAGGCGAGGCGCGCGATGCACGGGCTTCTTGA
- a CDS encoding NADH:ubiquinone oxidoreductase, which yields MRYLHIESSRPRIAVFDFTGCEGCELQFANKEETLVPFLGAVEVVNFREVSSEARDDYEIAFVEGAVSRADEAERLVEIRRRARTLVALGSCACFGGVNRMKNAYDLGEANAEVYGALPKETLPVRAVRDVVPVDLEIPGCPVSKDEVERIVRHLVLDVPFAFHAYPVCVECKQRFTTCLMEKGRLCLGTVVRAGCEAPCPAGGLGCWGCRGPAEAANVEEFFALAKERGFAEDEVRERMNFFGGFAGLLPGGAK from the coding sequence ATGCGATACCTGCACATCGAATCCTCCCGTCCCCGCATCGCCGTCTTCGACTTCACCGGGTGCGAAGGCTGCGAGCTCCAATTCGCCAACAAGGAGGAGACCCTCGTCCCCTTCCTCGGCGCCGTGGAGGTGGTGAACTTCCGGGAGGTCTCCTCGGAGGCCCGGGACGACTACGAGATCGCCTTCGTGGAGGGGGCCGTGAGCCGGGCCGACGAAGCGGAGCGCCTTGTGGAGATCCGCAGGCGCGCCCGCACCCTCGTCGCCCTGGGGAGCTGCGCGTGCTTCGGCGGCGTCAACCGGATGAAGAACGCCTACGACCTCGGCGAGGCCAACGCGGAGGTCTACGGCGCGCTTCCCAAGGAGACCTTGCCCGTGCGCGCCGTGCGGGACGTGGTGCCGGTGGATTTGGAGATCCCCGGCTGCCCCGTCTCCAAGGACGAGGTGGAGCGCATCGTCCGCCACCTCGTACTGGACGTGCCCTTCGCCTTCCACGCCTACCCCGTGTGCGTGGAGTGCAAGCAGCGGTTCACCACCTGCCTGATGGAGAAGGGCCGGCTCTGCCTCGGGACCGTCGTCCGCGCCGGCTGCGAGGCCCCCTGCCCCGCGGGGGGGCTGGGTTGTTGGGGATGCCGAGGGCCCGCCGAAGCGGCCAACGTGGAGGAGTTCTTCGCCCTGGCGAAGGAGCGGGGCTTTGCCGAGGACGAGGTCCGCGAGCGCATGAATTTCTTCGGCGGTTTCGCGGGTCTTCTTCCGGGAGGGGCCAAATGA
- a CDS encoding indole-3-glycerol phosphate synthase TrpC: MEARRAMHGLLEEIVRSRRKRVQRDAMEEERGEPRILRPQDPWARNVAIQDLTPFLIAEVKRASPSRGAIAPEADAAERARRYEAGGAAAVSVLCEPERFGGSREDVRAAAAAVSVPVLCKDFVVDPVQLRWAREDGARWVLLIARVLGNDLRAFVQEALALGLEPLVEAHSEGEMEAALSTDARLVGVNARDLDTLAVDLSVVERLAPLCPPDRVCVAESGIRRPEDVRRLREAGARGFLVGESLMREERPERLLARFRSALGLNASEEWA; the protein is encoded by the coding sequence ATGGAGGCGAGGCGCGCGATGCACGGGCTTCTTGAAGAAATCGTGCGTTCTCGGAGGAAACGCGTCCAACGAGACGCCATGGAGGAGGAGCGGGGCGAGCCACGCATCCTCCGTCCACAGGATCCTTGGGCAAGAAATGTGGCAATCCAAGACCTGACCCCATTTCTGATCGCGGAGGTGAAGAGGGCGTCGCCGAGCCGGGGGGCCATCGCGCCGGAGGCGGACGCGGCGGAGCGGGCGCGGAGGTACGAGGCGGGCGGGGCGGCGGCGGTGTCGGTGCTGTGCGAGCCCGAGCGGTTCGGGGGATCGAGGGAGGACGTGCGCGCGGCGGCGGCGGCGGTGTCGGTGCCCGTCCTGTGCAAGGACTTCGTGGTGGATCCGGTCCAGCTCCGCTGGGCGAGGGAGGACGGGGCCCGATGGGTCCTGCTCATCGCGCGGGTCCTGGGGAACGACTTGCGCGCCTTCGTCCAGGAGGCCCTGGCCCTCGGCCTGGAGCCCCTCGTGGAGGCGCACTCGGAGGGCGAGATGGAGGCCGCCCTCTCGACGGACGCTCGGCTGGTGGGCGTGAACGCCCGGGACCTGGACACGCTCGCCGTGGACCTCTCCGTCGTCGAGCGGCTGGCGCCCCTCTGCCCGCCCGACCGCGTCTGCGTGGCCGAGAGCGGCATCCGGCGCCCGGAGGACGTGCGGAGGCTGAGGGAGGCGGGAGCGCGAGGCTTCCTCGTGGGCGAGAGCCTCATGAGGGAGGAGCGCCCCGAGCGCCTCCTCGCCCGATTCCGTTCGGCCCTCGGGCTGAATGCCTCGGAGGAATGGGCGTGA